In the genome of Desulfovibrio litoralis DSM 11393, the window AAATTTTTGATAAGACCAGAAACTTGACTTAAAAAATTGATAGCCTGAGACAAATTATAGTTTTCAACTTTTGATTTTATGGGTAGTCCAAGAGCCTTGTGCCTGAGATAGGAACAGATAGACATGTTGGCTTTTTGAGCACTGGCTTGAACCTTTTCAAACTCTTCAGGAGAAAACCTAGTGTGGGCTGGAACAGGATACTTTGCACCAGCATTTTTTTGGGTATGTATGATTTTCATAAAACAATTCTCCATTACCAATTTATTGTTTGTTAGTCTTCGTTACTGTGTATATGCCGAAGGCCTTTCTTTGCTAGTCCAGAGCGCATAGCGTCTGGC includes:
- a CDS encoding plasmid mobilization protein, with translation MKIIHTQKNAGAKYPVPAHTRFSPEEFEKVQASAQKANMSICSYLRHKALGLPIKSKVENYNLSQAINFLSQVSGLIKNLFVEGESRNLVPLSMVEDVADAIRRISSTKNIPTQALEHLDAIGKEVILAHKNQQLDASMVEKWRHAIKQVGIV